The Rhodopseudomonas palustris genome window below encodes:
- the serB gene encoding phosphoserine phosphatase SerB, protein MSLVATLICNPNSPALDSTVLEGARAVLPQPNAAVWLHDEVAADISFSSDETPLALADRLREARGDLPIDVVVQPLATRRKKLFLADMDSTMIGQECIDELADFVGLKSHVAAITERAMRGEIEFEPALRERVALLKGLSLDIIDKVLATRITLNPGGRALVQTMRANGAYTCLVSGGFTQFTHAVAERLGFAEHRANELLSEDGMLTGRVAEPILGREAKLATLLELREADDLDAIDTLAIGDGANDLGMIQAAGLGIAYHAKPAVAASAHARIDHADLTALLYAQGYKRSEFVGD, encoded by the coding sequence ATGTCGCTCGTCGCCACGCTCATCTGCAATCCGAACAGTCCCGCGCTGGATTCCACCGTGCTCGAAGGCGCGCGCGCCGTGCTGCCGCAGCCGAATGCCGCGGTCTGGCTGCACGACGAGGTCGCCGCCGACATCAGCTTCAGCAGCGACGAAACCCCCCTGGCCCTCGCCGACCGGCTGCGCGAAGCACGCGGCGATCTGCCGATCGACGTCGTGGTGCAGCCTCTCGCCACAAGGCGCAAGAAGCTTTTTCTCGCCGACATGGATTCGACCATGATCGGCCAGGAGTGCATCGACGAACTCGCCGACTTCGTCGGGCTGAAGAGCCACGTCGCCGCGATCACCGAACGCGCGATGCGCGGCGAGATCGAGTTCGAGCCGGCGCTGCGCGAGCGCGTGGCGCTGCTGAAGGGGCTTTCGCTCGACATCATCGACAAGGTGTTGGCGACCCGCATCACGCTCAATCCCGGCGGCCGCGCGCTGGTGCAGACGATGCGCGCAAACGGCGCCTATACCTGCCTCGTCTCCGGCGGCTTCACCCAGTTCACTCACGCGGTGGCGGAGCGCCTCGGCTTCGCCGAGCATCGCGCCAACGAATTGCTGAGCGAGGACGGCATGCTCACCGGCCGCGTCGCCGAGCCGATCCTCGGCCGCGAAGCCAAGCTGGCGACGCTGCTGGAACTGCGCGAGGCCGACGACCTCGACGCCATCGACACGCTGGCGATCGGCGACGGCGCCAACGACCTCGGCATGATCCAGGCCGCCGGCCTCGGCATCGCCTATCACGCCAAGCCCGCCGTCGCCGCCAGCGCCCACGCCCGCATCGACCACGCCGACCTCACCGCACTGCTCTACGCGCAAGGCTACAAGCGCAGCGAATTCGTCGGCGATTAG